A window of Polynucleobacter sp. KF022 genomic DNA:
GACACTTGGAGTTACCAACATTCTCGTAGTACCACATCCAAGCTTCTGGATTGATTGGCTCACCCACAGAACCCAAGAGACGCAGTGATGACAAATCGTAGCTCTTTGGATGTACGGCTTGATCGTTACTAGATGCCTTGATCAATGAACGAATTGCGGTTGGTGCTGTATAGAAAATAGATGCTTTGTGTTTTTGGATCATCTCCCAGAAACGGCCAGCATTTGGATATGTAGGAACGCCTTCAAACACAATTTCAGTAGCGCCTACTGCGAGTGGGCCATAAGTAATGTAAGAGTGACCTGTTACCCAACCAATGTCGGCAGTACACCAGAACACATCGTTTGGCTTAATGTCAAAAGTCCACTTCATTGTGAGAATTGCCCACAAGAGGTAACCACCAGTGGAGTGTTGCACACCCTTTGGTTTACCAGTTGAGCCTGATGTGTACAGAATAAATAATGGGTGCTCAGCACTTACCCACTCTGGTTCGCAAGTAGTTGCCTCATTAGCAACGATTTCTTGCATCCATACGTCGCGACCTGCTTGCATAGCAACGTCTGTGCCAGTGCGCTTGCTCACGATGACATGCTTAACCTTAGGGCACTCGCCTGTTGACAGGGCTTCGTCGCAAATAGCTTTGAGTGGCAATGCTTTGCCGCCACGGAACTGGCCATCAGCAGTAATCACTGCAACTGCGCCAACGTCCATAATGCGATCGCGCAATGCTTGGGCTGAGAAGCCGCCAAACACAACAGAGTGAATTGCACCAATACGAGCACATGCTTGCATTGCCACAATACCTTCGATGGTCATCGCCATGTAAATAATGACGCTATCGCCAGACTTGACGCCCATCTTACGTAGTGCATTTGCCATTTTGCAAACGCGCTCGAGCATTTCTTTATAAGTAACTTTAGTAACTGTGCCGTCATCGGCTTCAAAAATGATGGCAGTCTTATCACCAAGACCAGCATCAACTTGACGATCTAAACAGTTATAAGAAGCGTTGGTTGTGCCATCTTCAAACCATTTGTAAAAAGGTGCTTTGGATTCGTCCAAAACTTTCGTAAATGGTTTTTTCCAATAAAGATTCTCTTTAGCAAGACGACCCCAAAAACCGTTGTAATCTGTATTTGCTTCATCACAAAGCTTCTTATAGGCTTCCATGCCTGGAATAGCCGCACCCTTTACAAAGTCTGCAGGTGGGTTAAATACGCGGTTTTCTTGTTTTAATGGTTCCATGCTTCACAGCCCTCTATCAAATAATCAATAAACTAAAATCAACTACAAATGCGAAAAAATGTCGCAAAATGACAGGTTTACACCCTCAAGACCTTAGAAGATAAGTGAAAACACTGGGGATTTGCTCTATGGCAAACCCTTAAAATAGGGCAAACCTTACTAATAATGTGGAAATAAGCCTAAAACCATGACCAATATCAAACAAAACGACCTCATTCAAAGCGTTGCCGACGCATTTCAGTTCATCTCCTACTACCACCCTAAAGACTTTATTACTGCCATGGGGAGGGCTTATGAGCTTGAAAAAGGCGAGGCAGCAAAGGATGCGATCGCTCAAATCCTGACGAATAGCCGGATGTGCGCCGAAGGTCACCGTCCGATGTGCCAGGACACCGGTATTGCGGTGGTTTTTCTCAAAATTGGCATGAACGTCCAGTGGCCAGATGCCACCATGAGCGTGACTGAAATGGTCAATGAAGGGGTTCGTCGTGCTTACTTGAACCCAGACAATACGCTCCGCGCTTCGGTGTTAACCGACCCAGCAGGCAAACGCAAAAATACCGGCGATAACACTCCCGCTGTTGTTCATTACGAAATCGTCCCTGGTGATGATGTTGAGGTCATTTGCGCCGCTAAAGGTGGTGGCTCTGAAAATAAAGCAAAGATGGTAATGCTTAACCCTTCTGACTCGATCGTGGACTGGGTTCTGAAAACTGTTCCAACCATGGGTGCGGGCTGGTGTCCTCCTGGCATCCTCGGCATTGGTATTGGTGGCACACCAGAAAAAGCCATGCTCATGGCAAAAGAATCACTGATGGGCCCTGTTGATATTCAGGAACTCATTGCCCGTGGAGCTAAAACTCGCGCTGAAGAATTGCGCTTAGAGATCTACGACAAAGTAAACAAGCTAGGTATTGGTGCACAAGGCCTTGGTGGCTTGGCAACTGTGCTCGATATCAAGATTATGGAATATCCAACGCATGCTGCTTCATTGCCAGTAGCCATGATTCCAAACTGCGCGGCCACTCGTCACGTGCATTTCCATTTACATGGTGATGGTCCAGCTAAATTGGAAAAACCTTCTCTTTCAGATTGGCCAGACGTTACTTGGACACCAGATGTTCAAAAATCCAAGCGTGTGAATTTAGATACATTGACAGCTGCAGAAGTTGCCAGCTGGAAACCAGGCGAAACACTATTGTTGAACGGCAAAATTTTGACTGGCCGTGATGCAGCACATAAACGCATTCAAGATATGCTGGCTAAAGGTGAAGAACTACCGGTCAGCTTTAAGAATCGCGTCATTTATTACGTTGGCCCGGTAGATCCAGTACGCGATGAAGCTGTGGGCCCTGCTGGACCTACAACAGCAACACGCATGGATAAGTTCACCGAGATGATGCTATCGAAAACTGGCTTGATTTCGATGATTGGTAAAGCTGAACGCGGTCCTGTAGCAATTGAAGCAATCAAGAATCATAAGTCTGCATACCTCATGGCTGTTGGTGGTGCTGCTTATTTGGTATCCAAAGCAATCCAAACATCCAAAGTCGTTGGCTTTGCTGACTTGGGCATGGAAGCGATCTATGAGTTTGATGTTAAGGATATGCCGGTGACTGTTGCCGTGAATTCTGAAGGTATTTCTATGCACGAAACTGGTCCTAAAGAGTGGCAAGCTAAAATTGCTGGTATTCCCGTTAAGGTTGCTTAATTACTAAGTTAGTAATTAAAGAGCACGGTAAATCATTGGCACTCATCGGGGTATTTGATTCTGGCGTTGGAGGCTTATCCATTTTGGATGAGGCTCTGCGTCAGCTTCCAGAGCACGATTACATTTATCTAGCCGACTCTGAAAATGCGCCCTATGGTGAAAAATCAAGTGACTGGATTGCGCAACGTAGCTTAGTGTTATGTCGCCATTTAGCAGACAAAGGCTGCGACGCCATTGTGATTGCTTGCAATACTGCAACTGCAGAAGCGATCAAACAAATCCGCGAACAACTGTCTATTCCCATTATTGGTGTTGAGCCAGGTATTAAGCCAGCGGCAATGCAATCCCAAAATCATATCGTGGGCGTCTTAGCAACCGAAGCCACTCTGAAGAGCGATAAATTCAATGCGCTGTTGGCAACCCTGCCGAGTGATTGTCAGTTCATCAAACAGGCGGGCGCTGGGCTGGTACCACTCATAGAGTCTGGCAAGGCCGATGGCCAAGAAACCTTAGAGTTATTAGCTAAACATCTTGAGCCTATTCAGGATGCTGGTGCCGATACCATAGTGCTTGGTTGCACACACTACCCTTTCCTCAGGAAAGCAATTCGCAAGTTACTGGGTGAGTCCATCACATTAATTGACACCAGCGATGCCGTTGTGAGGCAATTAAAAAGACAACTGGATGCCCTTAAGCAAAGTAGCTCGAGTGCTGAGTTTGGTTCAGTATTATTGCTAAGCAGTAAGAATGAAAAATCATTGCTATCAATGGCGCAAGATTTAATGTCAGCTGACTTGGCGTCACATTCAGTGCAAGCGCAGAGCTTAGGTGAAGTCAGATGAGTACCTGGCTTCAAAAATTAGATGCTCGCCTACCGTTCAATAAAAGTGAACGCATCATCATCGGCATCGTATTACTCTTGCATGCCCTTCCTGCTCTGGAGTTCATTCACCTCAGTAAACGCCCTCCACAAATGGATGATGCACGTGTGATGGCAAACTTGGTTAGCCCAGAAGCGGCTAATAAGAGTCAGCAAGCACCAGCTGCTCCCGCACCGAAGCCCAAAGCTGAAAAAAAGGTAGTAAAAGAAAAGCCTCCAGAAAAACCAACTGAGAAGCCTAGCCCAAACCAGGCACAGCAAACGCCACCACAACAGCAACAACAGCAACAACAGCAACAAAACCAGTCTCAAAGTAAATCTGAAGCGCAAACACAAAATGCTGCTGTAGCCCCTGCCACTAGCGGAGGCGCCAGCGGGACCCCGATCCAAACCGACATTGGTAAACTGGTTGTGGTCTACCAGCCAGATGCCGATGCGTATTACCCATCCTTTTCGAAACGCTCTGGCGAGCAAGGCCCTGTTGTAGTCCGATTAATCATTGATGAAACGGGTAGCGTAGAAGATGTGGCATTGCTACAGTCCAGCACCTTTCCAAGACTGGATCGTGCCGCCACTGAAATTGGCAAACGCTATCGCTTTAAACCTTTTATAGTAAATGGCACACCCCAAAGAATTTCTACCAATCTTTTAATTAAATTTAACCTCAAGAATTAATCAATATGAATACACCATTTGGCATAGCAAATCTCTGGCTTGAAGGCGATGCGATTACCCGTTTTGTAGCCATCATCCTTCTCACCTGCTCCATTGTGACTTGGGTTATTTTGCTAACCCGTCTTTGGGACTTACGCAATCTGCGTAAACTCAAACCTGAGCTCGAGCAATTCTGGCGTGCCACTTCATTTGATCAAGGTTTACAGGCATTTAGCAACCATGCATCTAATCCCTATTATCAAATTGCTAAATCCGCCATTAAGGCGTCAGCGCATCACCAAAATCAATCTACCAATCATCGTGAATTACTGCAAACACTGAACTATTCAGAGTGGATGTCGCGAAGTGTAAAAAATAGCATTGATAGCATTGCTGCCGGACTACAAAAAGGACTTACCTTTCTGGGTTCTACAGGCGCAATCTCGCCATTTGTTGGTCTCTTTGGAACAGTGTGGGGTATTTACCATGCCCTCATCTCTATCAGCAGCTCTGGCAGCGCGCAGATTGACCAAGTCGCCGGCCCCATTGGTGAAGCGCTCATCATGACCGCCCTCGGACTTGCTGTGGCAATTCCGGCTGTTTTAGGTTTTAACGTACTCAACCGCGCAAATAAATTATTTGTTGCAGACCTCAATCGCTTTGGCAATGATCTATTAGCCTACTTTGTAACTGGTGCTCGCGTTAATTCCGGGGAATAGTGATGTCTTTTCATATTCAAGACGACCAAAACGACGACAGCATTATGTCGGAAATCAACATGACGCCGATGGTGGACGTCATGTTGGTACTGTTAATCATTTTCATCATCACGCTGCCCGTGATACAGCAGGCGGTAAAAGTCGAGTTACCCAAAGCCAATAGCGTTCGCAATGAAGTCAAGCCCGAGTCAGTTCAGCTTTCGATTGATGCGAATGGCCAAATCTTTTGGAATAGCACAGCGATTGATCTCAAAACATTTGATGGCTATGCAGAGAAAGCCGCTCAGAAAGAGCCGCAGCCAGAAATTAACCTGCGCGCTGATAAGTCAGTGAAGTATGAGTATGTAGCGCAAGTATTGGCTGCTTCTCGCCGTGCTGGCCTAACTAAATTGGGGTTTGTGACCGAGCCAAACTAAGTGCTGCTTGCTGCTGCTTGCTGCCGATTGGCTCTATTTGGCCTTATTTAATCTTGTAAGGCAGTTTAGATACCTGGCAAGTCTCATCGCTGATGTGGGTGCCGTTGCCGATTGTTGCACCCAAAATACCGCCCTGTATTTTTTCTACTTTCCTGAACTTGCCTGTGATGGGATCAAGAGTAATGTTGGTCACAACACTACCAGCGGGATAAGAAACCCCCATCAGCTCTTCAGGCTGAAACTTTGCCTCAATCAATATCAGAATATTAGGTCGCGCAAGAGTGACGCTCTTGACGACTTGAGATCCAAAATTATCGGACTGATCTAAGTCACGACCATCTAAAAATACCTTGGCTTTTTGAGTGCCTGACGCAAGCATGATTTTCATCTCATACTCTTCGGTATAGCCCTTTTCCGAGCGTTTGCAATTAAATTCCATCACATCAACGCCCCATGCGAGCGCAGATGACAAGGTCAAGCAAGAACAAAGTAAGAGTTTTGGTAAGTTCATAAGTGAGGTATGAGTGTCTTTGGTGCCCGAGGCCGGAATCGAACCGGCACGACTTTTTTGAGTCGGCAGATTTTAAATCTGCTGTGTCTACCGATTTCACCACTCGGGCTCGCACTAACAATACAGCCGTGCTAAATAAATCAAGACAGACCAAATTTTAGCATGCAAGCCCCTGGAGCTTCGATTGGCCGGCTAACCAAGGCTAGACCTAGCAAAACCACTAAAATATCTAAATGAAATTACCGGGCAAATCTACTGGATTAAGCAAGCTTTTGCGAGTCGCCCTATGGGTGACTGGACTGTGCCTGATAGTGCTTATAGCGGCAGCTATTGCCTATTTATATTCTGCGCAATCTAACATCTCCGGTAAGCGCACCATTAAAAGCTTGGGCGATTCCATTGTCATCACATTTGATGATGTTGAGATTCCGCACATCAAAGCCAAAAGTCAGGCGGATGCCTACTTTGCATTAGGTTACCTTCATGCCAACCAGCGCTCTTGGCAGATGGAAATGAATCGGCGCATTGCAAGCGGTCGCCTCTCAGAAATACTTGGCAACGACACTGTCAAGATTGATCGCTTTGTGCGCACTCTCGGAATCAAGCGTGCAGCTGAACGCCAATTTGATCGCTACCCCGTTTCTGCCAAGCGACTCTTGCAAGCATATGCAGATGGCGTCAATGCCGGCAATGCGCAGTTAGGATGGGCGCTTCCAATAGAGTATTTCTTAACAGGCTCTAAGCCAGGTCATTGGTCTCCTACCGATAGCGTTGCCTGGATGTTGATGATGGCGTATGACCTTGGCGGTAACTGGCATAGAGAATTACAAAGACTGGAGCTGTCTCAATACCTCAGCACCAAACAAGTATGGGATGTAACTCCACCAAATGAACCCGATGAACCCGTCAGCAATATGGATTTTGCCAAGCTCTATAAAGAGCTCAAAGTGTTTCATCCCACGCCCGGCCCAGGGGAAAGCAAACCTCAAAACTTACCCGCTACTGAATTGAGCCAATGGGATTACCTTGGCGGCAAAGATGGCATTGGCTCGAATAACTGGGCCCTCAGTGGAAAGCTGAGCAGTACTGGCAAACCATTGTTGGCGAATGACCCTCATCTAGGACTATCTGCCCCAGCTATTTGGTACTTTGCACATCTGGAAGCTCCAGGATTGAACGTGATTGGCGGAACACTCCCAGGAATTCCGGCTGTAGTTTTAGGAAGAACAGATAAGTTTGCTTGGAGCTTCACCAATACCGGACCCGATGTACAAGATTTGTATATTGAACAAATTGATTCTAAGAATCCGGGGATGTATCGTGGTCCGGACGGCCCACTTCCCTTCAAAGTGCATCAAGAGATCATCGACATCAAGGGCGCACCCTCTCTCACCTTCTTAGTCAAAGAAACTCGACATGGGCCTGTGATCTCAGACTCTTATGCGCGAGCGAAACGTGCAATTGATGTCAATCGTTATGCGCTGGCATTGCGCTGGACAGCGCTTGATGTAGAAAACCAATCTGTTGCAGGGCTGTTAGAAATCAATCGCGCTGCCGATCTCGATCAATTTAAGCAGGCACTACGAAAAAATTACGCTCCCATGCAAAATGTGGTGATGGCAGATACTGAAGGCAATATTGCCTATCAAGCAGCTGGTATTGCACCCAAAAGACAGTTGCATCAGGGCTTATATGGAGTAGCGCCCGCACTTGGTTGGGAGAAACAATATGACTGGAATGGCTATGTTCCTTTTGAGCAATTACCTGCTAGCAATAATCCTGAGCAAGGCTGGATTGCTACAGCCAATCAAAAAATAGTGGCCACCAATGATCCCAATCCTTTAACGGGTGATTGGGAATTGCCAACGCGCTATCACCGTATTGTCGATCTCATAAAGTCTAAAAATATTCATTCATTTGATGATATGAAAACAATGCAAGGCGATACGCTCTCGCTAGGCGCAACACCTCTACTCGAACTCTTTAAGACCAGTCAATCTTCTCACCCGCTCAGCACACAAGCGATGGAGATCGCTAGGAACTTTAATGGTGATATGAGGGTTGATAGCGCAGGCGCGCTGATCTTTAATGCATGGGCTGATCAACTGACGCGCAATCTTTTTTCACGCTTAGGTTATTTATTTACCGATAACTATGGTGCGCGCAACTATCGTGCGCCTCTGCTCAATCAAGTTCAAAACCCAAATAGCCCTTGGTGCGATGATCCAAAAACTGAATCCGTTGAATCCTGTTTAGAGTCATCCAATCTTGCCTTGGACAAAGCCCTGGACTACCTCAGTAAAGAGTATGGCAACGATCCTAAATCATGGGCCTGGGGAAAAGCACATATCGCCATATCTGAGCATCGCCCATTTAGCAAAGTACCAGTTTTAGGAAGTTTATTTAATATTAAAACGCCGTTTCCAGGAGATAGCTTTTCAGTCAATGTGGGCCGATTGGAGCTTTTACGGTCTAAAAATCCTTACGAGACTCTGCAAGCGCCAAGCTTACGAACAGTCTACGATTTATCAGACCTAGAAAAATCTGTCTTCATATATCAAACTGGTCAGTCTGGATGGGTGCAAAGCAAGCTGTACCGCAATATGAACTCATTATGGGCAAATACTGAATATCTCCCATTGCAAATGAAGTTCGAAAAGATCAGTCGCCAGCTAGAATTGAGCAATAAGTAAGCTTTTAAGCTGCTATTGGCACATCAACTAGAGCTAGTTAAAATGCTACATAAATGTCAACAGCCATTACTAAGGACTTAACACCCATGAAATCGATTATCACCCTGCTCACTATGTCTGCCGCATTACTCGTTAGCGCAAATGCTTCGGCTGCCTGGCAAGAGATTGGTAGCAATGATCAATCCGTCGTATTTGTGGATACCGCCACCCTTCAAACTCAAGGTAATTTAGCGCAGATTATGTCTATGCTGGATTTCAAAAAACCAGGTCAAGATCCGCAAACTAAAGAGAATGTGAACTCCATAATTGGTTTAAATGAATACGATTGCAGCACCGGCAAATATCGTCCGATTGAATTCAAGGTCTTTACTGGAAACCGCGGTAAAGGCAAAGTGATCGTAGATCAAAAAACTCCTGACAGCGTATTTGAAGCCATCCCCAATGGCCATTGGGCTGCTGGTGTATTTAATGTTGCTTGTCAGAGCAAATAAATTTCCTAGCCGGCAATTGAATGTCGGCCTCTGGTTTAGTTTAATTTGTGCGTTTGGTTTATTGACTGCTTGTGCTGCACCACTAGCGTTTTTAAGCAGTAGTGGTTCAGCCGCAGCAAGCACCGTTGGTACTGCTGCTGTTGCTAATCCTGGCACAGCAGCAAGTCTTGCCTCAACTGCAACCACCGGAAAATCCCCACTGGAACACGCTGCTTCTGCAGTCACTAAGAAGGAATGTAGCTTCTTTAATGTCATTGACTCTAAGCCCATCTGCATCGAAGTGGTCTTACCGACAGTGACAGATAAGAGTGAACCTCTAATGGGCCCTGCAGATGTCATTATTGAATTGCCCAAGCAGCAAGCAACTGGCTTAGCGCCAACCAAGGGAATTACAGACTAAAATTGAGGCATTAAAGATTCTCTCCAACTGCATTTGACGGATATCTAATAATTAAAATGGCTACAGAAAACTACTACCTGACGCTTACCTGCCCCAATAAACCGGGCATTGTTGCCGCAGTATCTACCTATATTTTTGAATTAGGTGGTGATATTGAAGAAGCCCAACAGTTTGATGACAAGGCTTCTAAACGTTTTTTTATGAGGGTGAGCTTTAGCTGCCCTGCAAATGCGGAGTCACTCAGAGCAGGCTTTCAAGATATTGCCAAACGCTTTGAACTCACTTGGGAATTGCGCGCAGTCAAAGATCTAAAGCGAGTTTTGATCATGGCCTCTAAGCTTGATCATTGCTTGGTTGACTTACTCTACCGCTGGCGCATTGGTGAATTGCCGATGATTATTTGCGGCATTGTTTCTAATCATCCTCGTGACGTGTATGCCAGCATCGATTTTGCGGACATTCCTTTTTATCACCTGCCTGTTACTGCAGAAACTAAGCCAGCCCAAGAAGCAAGACTTTTAGAAATCATTGCCGAGTCTAAAGTGGATATGGTGATCTTGGCCCGCTACATGCAAATCTTGTCTGATGATTTATCTACCAAGCTTTCTGGCCGCTGCATTAACGTACACCACTCATTCTTGCCAAGCTTTAAAGGTGCTAAACCCTACCATCAGGCTCATGCACGCGGTATCAAGTTGATTGGCGCAACCGCCCATTTCGTGACTAGTGATTTGGATGAGGGGCCGATTATTGAGCAAGACGTTACTCGCGTTACCCATGGTGATACGCCGGATGACTTAGTTCGCAAGGGGCGTGATTTAGAACGTACCGTACTTTCTAGAGCATTGCGCTACTACCTGCATGATCGCGTTCTGATTAATGGAGCGACTTCCGTAGTCTTCTCTGATTAATTAGTAGCGGCTATTTTTAGGGTCTAACCCCTGGAGATTCTAGGGGGAGACCTCTAGCACGCCACATGAGAAATAACTCTAGCTGAGCCATCTCAGGCGAACCATATTCAAACTGCTGGGCCCTGACACCACTCATACAGTTACGAAGGCGTCGCTGCACTAAACCCAAGGTTTGCCATTCCAAGCGATAGATAGGATAAGCATTCGGATGCCCTTGCGGAATGAGACTTCCACCCAACTTCAAGCCTGCTCTATCTTCATGGCATTGCGCACAAGATAAATTGAGTTGCCCCATGCGCTCATTAAATGTCTGACGCCCCTTCTTCATAAAAACTGCATTGGCTGGGCTTTCTTGAATGGCAATCGGCATCCCTTTAGATTGAAATGCAATCAAGGCTGTTAATGCCAAAAGATCCTTACTCTCATATGCCAGTGCAGGCATAGATTGGGTACCCACACGACACTGATTGATTTGCCCCTCTAGGGTCTGCAATTTACCCTTAATCACTTTGGGAAACCGCGTAGCAACGCCACGCATGGATTTTTTGACATCGCCATGGCATGAACCACATGATTTATTCTTTGGGCCCAATGGCTGTTGCCACAAAGTTTCACCATCGCCCACCCAAAACATCGCAGGATTTAACAAAGGGTCATCCTGCATTGCTTTGTTTTCAGCAGACATGAGTTCATAGCTAGACTGCTGAATAGGTGACGCACCCACCCCTACGGATGGGCTAAGAGAAAAATAAATGCTGCCGAGAAAAAGTAAGGTCAGCTTATTCACGAAACAGTAATGCGCGCCTGATTGACTGCCTCATATCCATCATCCCCCACCCACTTAAACTCAAGCATGCCAGACTCAACTGCCACCGTGGTGAAGATGATTAATGGATTTGCGCCAATACCAGAGAAAAAATCCGCCTTGAAGACTTCAACATTGTTATAAGTACAGGTAAAGGTGCGAATAATATCGCGAGGAATGCGCTTGCCCCCCTCGGTATAACGAAAACCCGATTCCATATCGTGTTGTGCGATGGCGCGAATCTCAATAATGGAATCTTTTTTTGCCGCTGTCGGCATGGTGATGGATGTGCGGGAAGTTTTACTCATACCATCTCCGTACAAGCAGAAAGTGTTACTAACGTTTCAGCTGAGCCCTGCCAAAAGCTACCATTACTCATCTGTGCAATTGCCCAGACCTTCTGACTATCAGCCAGACGCACGCGAGTGGTAACGTTTGCAGTCCCTGAACGTGGTGTTAAGAAAACAGTAAAGATATTCGGAGATGGATTGGCCTCTGCAATAACATGAATAGTCTTCACGTAATCGCTGGCAGTCATCGGACTATCGACACTTACTTTCAGAACGACTAGATTGCCATTTTCTACCAGGGGTGGAATGGTGAGCTTAACCTTACCTTCCAGAATAGCGGCGCCACCTGTAATTTTTTTGATCGCCTCATCAGCATCTTCTTTTTTCGCAAAGGCTGCGGATGGATTAAGGCAAATACCAAGGGCTAGTAGGCCAAGTCCTTTGACTTGCTTTAGCCAGTTTCGACGATGATGCTGAATGGTTTTATTCATCTGGGTTTGATAGGGTTCATTCATTATTTAATGTCACTAAAAACGCAATCACATCCTCAATTTCCTGGCCACTAAAGATAGTCTGCCCGGCAAATTTAGGGGCTACACGATTAAGATTATTTGTTTGGTAGTAAGACGGCATGATGGTTTGTGGGTTGAAGTATGATGCATTTACAATACGCGCCCTCAGTTGTGGCGCATTCAAGCGAGCAACGCTTGCCTTGAGTTCGGGTGCCAAGTTGCCTTGAAAGCGTTCTTCTGGAAAAGGGCCGCTATGGCATAACAAACACAATCCAGTTTGACGACTTGCCACAATGGCCCTACCACGCATTGGGTCGCCGGGCTCAACAGAAAGGGATTCGACAATCGAATCCCCCTTAATAATTTGAGCTTGCGCAACCTGGAGATTGAGGATGACTAGCAAAGATACTGCTAGTGCAATCCTCTTTCTCATGGACACAATTTCACTTTGAACTAACTATTAAACCAACTTGATACCGCTGTTTTTCAAAGGAACTGTGCGCAAACGCTTACCAGTTGCACGATAAATTGCATTCAGTACCGCTGGTGCAGCTACCGCAATCGTTGGCTCACCTACTCCGCCCCAGTCCTTGCCACCACCTTGAATGATGATAGTTTCTACTTTAGGCATTTGAGAGAGGCGAATCGATCCGAAGGTATCGAAGTTCTTTTGTACAACAGCCCCTTTTTCGATTGTGATCTCTTCTTCGAATAAGGCGGATAAGCCATATACAAAAGAGCCTGATACCTGACGAGCTACTTGCGCAGGATTAACGACATAACCAGGGTCCGTTGCCGCAACAATGCGATGAATCTTCACTTCATTACCGTTGGTCACTGATAATTCGCAGGCTGCAGCCACATAGCTTCCGAAGGAACGCATTTGAGCCACACCACGGAATACGCCTGGTTTAGCCGGTGTATTCCAACCAATACCATCAGCTACAGCATTTAGTACCGCTACCGCACGTGGAAACTTTTCCATATGCTTGCGACGGAACTCCACTGCATCAACACCAGTGGCTTCAGCCATTTCATCCATAAAGGTTTCAATAAAGATCGCATTCTGGTTTACGTTCACGCCGCGCCAAAATCCTGGAGGCACGGTTGTGTTACGCATCGCATAATCAATATTGAGATTGGGGAAGCTGTAGGTAATACCATGCTCACCCGTCGGATCAACGCCTTGGAATGCCAAAGGATCTTTACCTTTATTGGCCGCCACAACAGCTGGACGTACAGCAGCCAAAATAGACTGGCCTGATAAACGCATATTGACTGCAGTCACGTTCTTCTTGTCATCGATTGCAGCAGACATTTTGCACATCATTACTGGGTGGTAACGACCTTGCGTCATATCTTCTTCACGAGTCCAGATCAACTTAATAGGCGTTCCTGGCATTTGCTTTGCAATATTCACTGCTTGCGTTGTGTAATCCTGGAAGGCACCACGGCGACCAAAGCCACCACCCAAGTTCACTTTATAAACATTACATTTGTCAGCAGGCAATCCTGATGCAGCGATAACTGCAGCTAACGAGGCCTCACCGTCCTGAGTAGGCACCCAAGCCTCACAGGAATCTGCCGTCCATTTGGCAGTAGCTGTTTGTGGCTCAAGCGTTGCATGATTCAAAAATGGGTAGAAGTAAGTGGCTTCCAATGTTTTGGATGCGCTAGACATAGCCGCTTTCACATCACCATTTGTA
This region includes:
- a CDS encoding SoxY-related AACIE arm protein, with product MNKTIQHHRRNWLKQVKGLGLLALGICLNPSAAFAKKEDADEAIKKITGGAAILEGKVKLTIPPLVENGNLVVLKVSVDSPMTASDYVKTIHVIAEANPSPNIFTVFLTPRSGTANVTTRVRLADSQKVWAIAQMSNGSFWQGSAETLVTLSACTEMV
- the soxX gene encoding sulfur oxidation c-type cytochrome SoxX, encoding MRKRIALAVSLLVILNLQVAQAQIIKGDSIVESLSVEPGDPMRGRAIVASRQTGLCLLCHSGPFPEERFQGNLAPELKASVARLNAPQLRARIVNASYFNPQTIMPSYYQTNNLNRVAPKFAGQTIFSGQEIEDVIAFLVTLNNE
- a CDS encoding molybdopterin cofactor-binding domain-containing protein, with the protein product MTTNTNTSRRHFVIGSSAIATGLAIGFDLSFMSSAHAAMGTGTTAMTPLATPEIGVWVVVKPNDDVVVRIVRSEMGQGTITGLAQMVAEELQCDWKKVSYDYPSPGENLKRNKVWGSYSTGGSRGIRTSEQYVRKGGAAARMMLIQAAANQWNVPASECVAKDSVITHTPSGKKTTFGKVSVAASQLEVPKEVPLKDPKEWKLIGKSVNRIDGVADKVTGKQVYAIDLKMPGMLVANIKESPVFGGKVKSYDATKAQSMKGVKKVVQVGDSAVAVVADTFWQAKTALDQVNIVWDNGSNGDLSSAGIKKMLEEGLSANDAFAHNTNGDVKAAMSSASKTLEATYFYPFLNHATLEPQTATAKWTADSCEAWVPTQDGEASLAAVIAASGLPADKCNVYKVNLGGGFGRRGAFQDYTTQAVNIAKQMPGTPIKLIWTREEDMTQGRYHPVMMCKMSAAIDDKKNVTAVNMRLSGQSILAAVRPAVVAANKGKDPLAFQGVDPTGEHGITYSFPNLNIDYAMRNTTVPPGFWRGVNVNQNAIFIETFMDEMAEATGVDAVEFRRKHMEKFPRAVAVLNAVADGIGWNTPAKPGVFRGVAQMRSFGSYVAAACELSVTNGNEVKIHRIVAATDPGYVVNPAQVARQVSGSFVYGLSALFEEEITIEKGAVVQKNFDTFGSIRLSQMPKVETIIIQGGGKDWGGVGEPTIAVAAPAVLNAIYRATGKRLRTVPLKNSGIKLV